The following are from one region of the Nicotiana tabacum cultivar K326 chromosome 3, ASM71507v2, whole genome shotgun sequence genome:
- the LOC107768731 gene encoding transcription factor bHLH74 encodes MLSCGEMSVLERQRAVLERLYSQSKQQLSSLPLQNLAQFNNLITEQMMGSLDIPIERMNENFTNFNMFGREHDKAIIGFGFTNNWQETARPSFSTVSNSSITTVSPPPEKEIDTIVAPTGNVVSTNKRKAEQFSEEEDCKIKRPQSEISEKSQRAASGNNSKENSKTSEVQKPDYIHVRARRGQATDSHSLAERARREKISKKMKYLQELVPGCNKVTGKAGMLDEIINYVQSLQKQVEFLSMKLAALNPRLDLNTDNLFTKDFPSYMSNFPTIDVPTYSEYNLIQHQQMLPQRSENCLMSFPEATSSPISVVQQQPNFETDLQSLFQCQL; translated from the exons ATGTTAAGCTGCGGCGAAATGAGTGTTCTTGAGAGACAGAGAGCAGTGTTGGAACGTCTTTATAGCCAATCCAAACAGCAGCTTTCTTCTCTGCCTCTGCAAAATCTTGCTCAGTTTAACAATTTGATTACTGAGCAAATGATGGGCAGCCTTGACATTCCAATTGAACGAATGAACGAGAATTTTACGAACTTCAATATGTTTGGGAGAGAACATGATAAGGCCATAATAGGCTTTGGTTTTACCAATAATTGGCAAGAAACAGCTCGTCCCTCTTTCTCTACAGTCTCGAATTCATCCATTACAACAGTGTCTCCGCCGCCAGAGAAAGAAATAGATACAATTGTAGCTCCGACAGGAAATGTGGTGTCAACAAATAAGAGAAAAGCAGAG CAATTTTCTGAGGAAGAGGATTGTAAAATCAAGAGACCTCAGTCAGAGATTAGTGAGAAAAGCCAAAGAGCTGCTTCAGGGAATAATTCAAAGGAGAATTCTAAGACATCAGAGGTTCAAAAACCTGATTATATTCATGTCAGGGCACGTCGTGGTCAAGCCACTGATAGCCACAGCTTAGCAGAAAGA GCTAGAAGGGAGAAAATCAGTAAGAAGATGAAATATTTACAAGAGTTAGTCCCAGGTTGCAATAAAGTGACTGGCAAAGCCGGAATGCTAGATGAAATCATCAATTACGTTCAATCTCTACAGAAACAAGTCGAATTCCTATCAATGAAACTTGCTGCTCTAAATCCTAGACTTGATTTGAACACAGATAACTTATTCACCAAAGATTTCCCCTCTTACATGTCCAATTTTCCAACAATAGATGTTCCCACATATTCGGAATATAACTTAATCCAACACCAACAAATGTTACCCCAAAGAAGCGAAAACTGTTTAATGTCATTTCCAGAAGCAACTTCCTCCCCTATTTCG GTAGTACAGCAGCAGCCAAATTTTGAAACTGATTTGCAGAGCCTTTTTCAGTGTCAGCTTTAA